The genomic region AGGTGGCGTAGGAGCACGAGTAGcaagcacagagggaacctccagcaaaccagcaccacgtaagcgagtctcctcagcacgaatctcagaaagcgcctccatgagagaaatacggccacgagcaaacaactgagcacgccggggctcaaactccttacggagccgagacaaGAACTcatagacgcgatgaaactccaaattggcctggacagcctggcaaTAGGGGCAGGTACGACACCCAGCACTAtggagagaatcaagctggcgccagatagcagaactctgtgcatagaagtcatcaacagtagagtcaccctgctgaagagcatgctcctgacggatcacagagaggtataaggcatcaccagagggctgatagcgctcaCGAAGACGGTTCCACATCTCaaagacagtaggaagacccagaaattcagaagcaaactgaggcagaacactagcagtgagaacagctgcagcacgagcatcatcatcaagccactgggtgtaaacagacagagcaccatgatacatctgaagagcctcctcataagctaaaaccctctcatcataagcacgatcagcagcctcatcagcaagcttagccgcatccttggcggcctgattagcatccgTAGGAAGAACCGATGGAGTTggcggagtaggggccaccggaggaactggacgtggcggacagcagacctcgccagaaagaacaccccaaaGACGGATGCCACacatgtgaatgcgcatgaagccagtaaactcggtgtagttagtaccatcaaagatcaccggacagcgagggacagcaACATAGCCCGATGCAGCAGACAATTTTTTTTTTAGAACCGACTAGACTTGGCGAAGTGCGCGGGGCTGGCGAGCGGGGCTTGGTGAACGACGGCTGTAGCGCGCGGGGCTAGCGATGTTGTGCACGCGAAGTGCAAAGCTAGCTAGACCAAACCTGATGGATTCTCAAGCAACAAACACATAGACGTAGATGACGCATACGTGAATTTACTTGGCCGGCTGCTGGATCGGACGGGGCTAGCGGCGGCTGTGGCGCGCGATGGATAGAACGGAGCGACCGGATCGGGCGGGCGGCCGTCCGCTGGAGATAACGCCGGCGACTGGATCAGAACCAGGGAAATCACGGCGGTAGAATCCAGCAAGGGGAACGACTGGCGGCTTGATCCGGATCAGGGAGCACTGGCGGCTTGATCCGGATCAGGGAGCACGGTGTGGACGCGATCAGGAGGAGAGGGAATCGCACGGGCGGGAGCGAAGGCAGCGGCCCAGCCTGGCGATCCACACGGCGGCGACGGAGAACAGAGCGACGGCCACAGAGGACGGTGGCGTCGCGAGGCGGATCAATCAGCACGAGTTGCGGCGTGCaaaaaattgacctagctctaataccatgttaggaataagcagcttgtattcccatgagaccataggccgatatatatatacatgtacaggtgtggaacatatgcaggaaacccctcatacaacgggataaatacaaaaggggtacatgacttatattataactctaacagttGTCAACTGGCTAATACTTGTTTTCTTAGTTCCATTACATGTCCATATTTTACTGTTTCTTTTCCCATGCAAAATTCGAAGCTCTAAATAACGCTTCATGTTACAGGAACACGATGAAGATTCAGGGAGTGTATGGACTTGCGCCCTTCTATTGGCTACTTTATTTCAGGATTCAGTGGTAGTTCAATCTTCAGCAATAATGCGAATTATACCTTCTTTAGCTTCATTGCTAAGATCTGATGAGATTATGGACAAGTACTTTGCTGCTCAATCACTGGCTAGCCTGGTTTGCACTGGAAGCAGAAGTATACAGCTCGCTATAGCAAATTCTGGTGCAGTTGTGGGTGCTATAGCCATGATTGGGCTGATAGAATCTGATATGCCAAACCTTGTTACAATGGCTGAAGAATTCAAGTTGGCAGAGAATCCAAGTCAAATAATATtgaaaagtctttttgatcttgagGATGTTCTTACTGGTGCTACTGTTCGAAGGTCCATTCCCTTGCTAGTGGATATGCTTAAACCCATGGCAGACAAACCAGGAGCACCTCTGGTTGCGTTGCACCTATTGACTCAGCTAGCAGAAGGCAGCGAAACAAATAAAGTTGCTATGGCGGAGGCTGGAGCTCTAGATGCTTTAACCATGTATTTATCTTTAAGCCCACAAGACTCGACTGAAACTACCATTATCAATCTCTTAGGGATCTTGTACAAAAATCCTGATCTGCTTTACTATGAATCCTCACTTAGCACTTTGAATCAACTTGTAGCTGTCTTACGGTTGGGCTCAAGAAATTCTAGGCTTAGTGCAGCAAGGACATTGCAGAACTTATTTGATTCAGAGAGTATAAGAGATACAGAAGTGGCTAGGCAAGCTATACAACCATTACTTGACATGCTTGAGTCAGGAACTGAAATAGAACAGCAAGCCACACTTGGTGCTCTGATCAAACTTTCTGCTGGCAATATCTCAAAGGCTTCAGCTATGTTTGATGTAGAAGGCAACACACTTGAAAGCCTCTATAAAATTTTATCCTTCAGTTCCTCCTTAGAGCTTAAGAAAGATGCTGCTCAGCTCTGCTATGTTTTATTTGAGAATTCTGACATAAGGGCATCACCGATTGCCACAGAATGTCTTCGCCCCCTGATATCATTGATGTCATCAGGCTCTAGTTTGGTTGTTGAACCCGCTGTCTGTGCTCTGAGCAGACTACTGGATGAAGAGCACAATGCAGAGATTGCTGCGACTAATGAAGTTGTTGATCTTCTTGTTAGTTTTGTTCCTGGGACAAACTACCAGTTGTCAGAGGCGTCTATTGCTGCTCTTATAAAGTTGGGCAAGGATCGTCCAAACTGCAAACTTGACATGGTTAAAGCTGGTATCATAGAGCATGCGCTTGATATGATTCTGGATGTTCCTGTTTCTGTTAGCTCATCCATTGCTGAGTTACTTCGCATCTTAACAAACAACAGTGGCATTGCTAAAAGTTCTGCTGCTGCAAAAATGGTGGAGCCACTTTTCTTGCTATTACGTCGCCCAGACGTTACCATGTGGGACCAGCACAGCGCATTGCAAGCACTTGTGAATATTCTGGAGAAACCTCAGAGTCTAGCAGCGTTGAAGTCAACTCCTAGTCAAATTATTGAGCCGTTAATATCATTTCTTGAATCTCCCTCTCAAGCAATCCAACAACTTGGTACTGAGGTGCTATCACATCTTCTGGAACAGGAACATTTTCAACAAGATATAACTACAAAAAATGCAGTTGTCCCTCTGGTGCAGCTTGCTGGTATTGGTATCTTGAGCTTACAGCAAACTGCAGTTAAAGCACTTGAAAACATATCTCAGAGTTGGCCCAAGGCTGTAGCAGATGCAGGTGGAATATTTGAACTTTCAAAGGTAATTGTCCAGGATGACCCTCAGCCAAGTCAAGCATTATGGGAGTCCGCAGCACTTGTGTTATGTAATGTTTTGCGTTATAGCTCTGATAACTATGTTAAAGTCTCACTGGCTGTGCTTGTAAGATTGCTGAACTCGACTATGGAGAGTACTGTCACAATAGCTCTCGGTGCTCTTCTTGTGCAAGAGAAAAGCAATTCACGGTGTGCTGTAGCCATGGCTGAGGCTGGGGCTGTACGTGCACTGTTGGAACTCCTTAAGAGCCATCGTTGTGAGGAATCTGCAGCAAGATTGCTTGAAGCACTGATAAACAATTCAAGGGTCCGAGAAACAAAAGTTGCCAAACACTCCATTGCTCCTCTCTCACAGTACCTGTTAGATCCTCAATCAAAGAATCAGGCAGCAAAGTTTTTGGTGACTCTCGCACTAGGTGACATTTTCCAGCATGAAGCCCTTGCAAGAGCAAGTGACTCCGTATCTGCCTGTCGTGCTCTTGTAAGCCTACTTGAGGACCAGCCCACGGATGATATGACAATGGTTGCTATTTGTGCACTCCAGAGCTTAGTGATGCACAGCAGGACAAACAGGCGTGCTGTTGCGGAGGCTGGAGGCATTTTGGTTGTACAGGAGTTGCTTCTGTCTCCAAATGTAGATATTGCAGGACAGGCTGCTCTACTAATCAAGCATCTTTTTTCAAATCATACACTTCAAGAATATGTATCTAACGAGCTCATCCGTTCTCTCACTGGTTAGTCACTGCTCTTTCTGCCGGAAtcattttttttttcatttgcCTGCTTTTCATGTTCATTTGTAATTGCTGTACCCTTCTGCTTTGAAAACAAAACATTTTTTCTGTTATCCTTTTTGTCCTTGATGGGCTCTATCACAGTTAAAACTGATTTGTGCCCCATAATTGCAAAGCTATCAATCATTATCCGACCCTTCCAAGTGATTGATCAGATGTGTTATGCATTAAATAATGAAGTTGCAATTACTAAATATCCCTTCACAATTATGTTTGTAATCTAACCTGCAATTTCTTGCAGCTGCCTTAGAAAGAGAGCTGCTCTCTACATCATCTATCAATGAAGTTATTTTGAGGACCATATATGTGATATTCAGCAACTTCAGAAAGGTCCGATTTTCTGAGGCAGCAACATTGTGCATACCCCATCTGGTTTGTGCCCTGAAGGATGGAAGCGAGGCTGCCCAAGAGAGTGTGTTAGACACCCTTTGCTTGCTCAAAGAATCTTGGCCCCAGATGAATGAAGACATTGCTAAGGCCCAGTCTCTTATTTCAGCTGAGGCCATACCTGTACTACAGATGCTTATGAAGACCTGTCCTCCCAGTTTTCATGACAGAGCTGATAGCTTACTGCATTGCCTGCCTGGTTGCTTGACCGTGACCATCTTACGTGGGAATAACTTAAAACAGACAATGGGGAGTACAAATGCATTTTGTTGCCTGCAAATAGGAAATGGTCCTCCAAGGCAAACCAAGGTAAGTTCTTCCATGATGCACGTTAATTTCATTCTATGATGCACGTGTTGCTCTGCACCCAGTAATTCTGTGAAATGACCATTGCAAGACTGATAACAAGACAAGGTCTCCGAATTGGATATCAATAAATTAAGTGGATATCACTatatatttgttggatatgcataCTTACTTTCTAGTTGATATGTTTATCATCTGTGATTGTTGATATTTGCATTGATTGCAGCTGGTTAACCAGAGCATCTGCCCGGTATGGAACGAGGGATTCACTTGGTTATTCGACATCCCCCCCAAAGGGCAGAAGCTGTACATCTTGTGCAAAAGCAAAAATACATTTGGAAAGGTATGGTGTAGTAGCTTCTTAATCTGTATCCCCTTTTCTTGGTTCTTGTCTCTAGTGACTTGTATCTAAACTCAAAAACTTTGCTTCAGTCAACCCTCGGAAGAGTAACCATCCAGATTGACAAAGTGGTCACCGAGGGAGTTTACAGTGGGTTCTTCAGCCTCAGCCATGACGGCGGTAAGGATGGCTCAAGAACACTAGAGATAGAGATTGTCTGGTCAAATAGACCGGCCAATGACAATATGTAGCATGGCTAATTTCACATGGTGCCAATATTATTGTCGGGACGCTTAGATGTAAATCAGCCCCAGAAACATCCACATTCATTGCAGTGTAGAAAATGACATGGTTTACAGACATCTGCCTCAAGATTATTTCGAGGTCGTTCTTGGTTTAGCCCCTGTAGCTGCATACGGATTTTGGACCGGCTATTTTGTTTGTACAGGTTTATTTCCTGTATTTTGGACCGGCTATTTTGTTTGTACAGGTTTATTTCCTGTAATTATAATTTAGAGTAGCCTGGTGTGGGTTTGAAGAAACACAATTTCGTGTGCTGTCTCCATGTGCATGTGTGCTCTTTCGATGTATCTTGTAGTCTTTTATCTGTTGTATCATTTTTCC from Triticum aestivum cultivar Chinese Spring chromosome 4A, IWGSC CS RefSeq v2.1, whole genome shotgun sequence harbors:
- the LOC123086681 gene encoding protein CELLULOSE SYNTHASE INTERACTIVE 3, whose amino-acid sequence is MPISSSSEPRDSRDPTSPAPSTSSSRSREACNLAEVDDPGSAMSTVARLLEQLHGSVTSLPEKEVAIKRLLELAKAKKDARILIGSHSQAMPLFISFLRSGTSSAKVNAAALLSALCKEEDLRVKVLLGGCIPPLLSLLKSESAEAKKAAAEAIFEVSSGGLSDDHIGMKIFVTEGVVPTLWDLLNPKSRQDRIVEGFVTGALRNLCGDKDGYWKATLEAGGVEIITGLLSSKNTASQSNAASLLARLISAFSDSIPKIIAAGAVKALLQLLNRDDDIAVRESAADALEALSSKSTIAKKAVVDAGGLPVLIGAVVAPSKECMRGVTCHSLQSHAVCALSNICGGTTSLLLYLGELCQSPRSAVSLADILGALAYTLMVYDGTDGKFFDPVEIENILVVLLKSHDSKLLLDRILEALASLYANACFSGRLDHSNAKKVLVGLVTMASDDVQDHLVHALTSLCCDGFGLWDALGKREGVQLLISLLGLSSEQHQEYAVSLLAILSDEVDDSKWAITAAGGIPPLVQLLETGSQRAKEDAAHIICNLCCHSDDIRACVESAGAVLALLWLLKSDSPRGQEASVKALKVLIRSADSATINQLLALLLSDSVSSKTHAITVLGHVLVLAPQRDLIQNGAPANKGLRSLVLVLDSSNEESQECAATVLADIFSMRQDICDILATDEIVQPCMKLLTSGNQVIATQSARALGALSRSANTMSKNKMSCIAEGDVQPLIEMAKTSSIDAAEAAIAALANLLSDSQIAKEALDDNIVQALTRVLKEGSLDGKISASRSLYHLLNQFPLGEVFPDYSLCCFIIHALLVCLSGISLENVTSLDPLDVLALMVMTKEGAHFSPPLRTAFLEAPESLEPLVRCISVGLPPIQDKSIQILARLCQDQSSLLSEQINRSQGCIDSLVSRVMESTNMEIRISSAITLISALKDNREDSIEVLEASGHLKSLISALIDMLKQHSTSTSLDIEVWKPYTEKSLFNCEQDVLDVPESGKVLEETVARLLSLICSSHPRSKVTVMDLGGVDIVSDKLASHSASRQEHDEDSGSVWTCALLLATLFQDSVVVQSSAIMRIIPSLASLLRSDEIMDKYFAAQSLASLVCTGSRSIQLAIANSGAVVGAIAMIGLIESDMPNLVTMAEEFKLAENPSQIILKSLFDLEDVLTGATVRRSIPLLVDMLKPMADKPGAPLVALHLLTQLAEGSETNKVAMAEAGALDALTMYLSLSPQDSTETTIINLLGILYKNPDLLYYESSLSTLNQLVAVLRLGSRNSRLSAARTLQNLFDSESIRDTEVARQAIQPLLDMLESGTEIEQQATLGALIKLSAGNISKASAMFDVEGNTLESLYKILSFSSSLELKKDAAQLCYVLFENSDIRASPIATECLRPLISLMSSGSSLVVEPAVCALSRLLDEEHNAEIAATNEVVDLLVSFVPGTNYQLSEASIAALIKLGKDRPNCKLDMVKAGIIEHALDMILDVPVSVSSSIAELLRILTNNSGIAKSSAAAKMVEPLFLLLRRPDVTMWDQHSALQALVNILEKPQSLAALKSTPSQIIEPLISFLESPSQAIQQLGTEVLSHLLEQEHFQQDITTKNAVVPLVQLAGIGILSLQQTAVKALENISQSWPKAVADAGGIFELSKVIVQDDPQPSQALWESAALVLCNVLRYSSDNYVKVSLAVLVRLLNSTMESTVTIALGALLVQEKSNSRCAVAMAEAGAVRALLELLKSHRCEESAARLLEALINNSRVRETKVAKHSIAPLSQYLLDPQSKNQAAKFLVTLALGDIFQHEALARASDSVSACRALVSLLEDQPTDDMTMVAICALQSLVMHSRTNRRAVAEAGGILVVQELLLSPNVDIAGQAALLIKHLFSNHTLQEYVSNELIRSLTAALERELLSTSSINEVILRTIYVIFSNFRKVRFSEAATLCIPHLVCALKDGSEAAQESVLDTLCLLKESWPQMNEDIAKAQSLISAEAIPVLQMLMKTCPPSFHDRADSLLHCLPGCLTVTILRGNNLKQTMGSTNAFCCLQIGNGPPRQTKLVNQSICPVWNEGFTWLFDIPPKGQKLYILCKSKNTFGKSTLGRVTIQIDKVVTEGVYSGFFSLSHDGGKDGSRTLEIEIVWSNRPANDNM